A window from Gossypium raimondii isolate GPD5lz chromosome 7, ASM2569854v1, whole genome shotgun sequence encodes these proteins:
- the LOC105766143 gene encoding class V chitinase, giving the protein MAAKLLSFLFFSFHFLVFQLHFSAGQDVVRAAYWSAGSEFPVSDIDSTLFTHLFCAFADLDSQTNQVTVSSANQARFSTFTETVQLKNPYIKTLLSIGGGSSSASDFASMASQANTRKSFIDSSINIARSYGFHGLDLDWEYPSTPTEMNNLGLLLNEWRVALVNEAANTGNSRLLLSAAFFRNSDYYTLDYPIQAIQNSLDWINVMAYDFYGPGWSTVTGPPAALYNPGTQVSGDYGITSWIQSGIPSNKLVLGFPFYGYAWQLVDANNHGFFAPTSGPAITPNGDLGYGQIKDFISANSATEVYNATVVSNYCYAGTTWIGFDDTESITAKVSYCKQKGLLGYFAWHVGADDGWTLSRAASETWGS; this is encoded by the exons ATGGCTGCAAAACTCCTTAGCTTTTTGTTTTTCAGTTtccattttcttgtttttcagcTTCACTTCTCCGCCGGTCAGGATGTTGTTAGGGCTGCTTATTGGTCGGCAGGCAGTGAATTTCCCGTTTCCGATATAGACTCCACGCTTTTCACTCACCTTTTCTGCGCATTTGCTGATCTTGATTCTCAAACCAACCAAGTCACGGTTTCCTCGGCAAACCAGGCCCGATTCTCCACCTTCACTGAGACTGTCCAACTGAAAAATCCTTACATTAAAACACTCCTTTCAATCGGTGGGGGAAGTTCATCGGCATCAGATTTCGCTTCCATGGCTAGCCAAGCTAATACCCGGAAATCATTCATCGATTCCTCCATAAATATAGCTAGATCTTACGGCTTCCATGGCCTTGACCTTGATTGGGAGTACCCATCAACACCTACTGAAATGAACAACTTGGGTTTACTTCTAAACGAATGGAGAGTTGCTTTGGTTAATGAAGCCGCCAATACTGGCAACTCAAGATTACTTTTGTCGGCAGCATTTTTCCGCAACTCGGATTATTATACTCTGGATTATCCAATCCAGGCAATACAGAATAGCCTGGACTGGATCAACGTAATGGCTTATGATTTTTACGGCCCTGGATGGTCAACTGTAACCGGACCTCCAGCAGCGTTATACAATCCCGGAACTCAAGTTAGTGGTGATTATGGGATCACTTCATGGATACAATCAGGTATTCCATCGAATAAATTAGTTCTCGGCTTCCCTTTTTACGGCTATGCATGGCAGCTTGTGGATGCAAATAACCATGGGTTTTTTGCACCGACTAGTGGACCGGCTATAACGCCAAATGGAGACTTGGGTTACGGTCAGATCAAGGATTTTATTTCGGCCAACAGCGCCACTGAGGTATACAATGCGACGGTGGTTTCGAATTATTGCTACGCTGGGACGACCTGGATTGGTTTTGATGATACAGAAAGCATTACAGCCAAGGTTTCTTATTGTAAACAAAAAGGGTTGCTTGGTTACTTCGCATGGCATGTTGGCGCTGATGATGGTTGGACTCTTTCTCGAGCAG CATCGGAAACTTGGGGATCGTAG
- the LOC105766037 gene encoding class V chitinase isoform X1: MAAKLLSLLLFCSHSLLQLNFSAGQNVVRAAYWSADSGFPVPDIDSTLFTHLFCAFADLDSQTNQVTVSSANQARFSTFTETVQLKNPSIKTLLAIGGGSSSASDFASMASQANTRKSFIDSSIKLARSNSFHGLDLDWENLSTLPQKTNLGLLLQEWRAAVDKESTTTGNSKLLLSAALPFRNSDYPIQAIQNSLDWINVMAYDFNAPGRSTVTGPPAALYNPGTQLSGDYGIRSWTQSGSGIPPNKLVLGLPFYGYAWRLVDANNHGFSAPASGPAVSPKGELGYGQIKNFFSANRGTKVYDAAVGSNYCYAGTTWIGYDDTESIRAKVSYVKQNGLLGYFAWHVGADDDGRTLSKAAATGS; encoded by the exons ATGGCTGCAAAGCTTCTTAGCCTCTTGCTTTTCTGTTCGCACTCTCTGCTTCAGCTTAACTTCTCCGCCGGTCAGAATGTTGTTAGAGCTGCCTATTGGTCTGCAGACAGTGGATTTCCAGTTCCCGACATAGATTCCACACTTTTCACTCATCTTTTTTGTGCATTTGCTGATCTTGATTCTCAAACCAACCAAGTCACCGTTTCCTCGGCAAACCAGGCCCGATTCTCCACCTTCACTGAGACTGTCCAACTGAAAAATCCTTCCATTAAAACACTCCTTGCAATCGGTGGGGGGAGTTCATCGGCGTCAGATTTCGCTTCCATGGCTAGCCAAGCTAATACCCGGAAATCATTCATTGATTCGTCCATAAAGCTAGCTAGATCTAATAGCTTTCATGGCCTTGACCTTGATTGGGAAAACTTATCAACGCTTCCTCAAAAGACCAACTTGGGTTTACTTCTCCAAGAATGGCGAGCAGCTGTGGATAAAGAATCCACCACTACTGGCAACTCAAAATTACTTCTTTCAGCAGCACTACCTTTCCGCAACTCGGATTATCCAATCCAGGCTATACAAAATAGCCTGGACTGGATCAATGTGATGGCTTATGATTTTAACGCCCCTGGAAGGTCGACTGTAACCGGACCTCCTGCAGCATTATATAATCCTGGAACTCAATTGAGTGGGGATTATGGGATCAGATCATGGACACAATCAGGGTCAGGGATTCCGCCCAATAAATTAGTTCTTGGGCTTCCCTTTTACGGCTATGCCTGGCGGCTTGTGGATGCAAATAATCATGGGTTTTCTGCACCGGCTAGTGGACCGGCTGTATCGCCGAAGGGAGAACTGGGTTACGGTCAGATCAAGAATTTTTTTTCCGCTAACAGAGGCACGAAAGTTTACGACGCGGCAGTTGGTTCGAATTATTGTTACGCTGGGACGACATGGATTGGTTATGATGATACGGAAAGCATTAGAGCTAAGGTTTCTTACGTTAAACAAAATGGGTTGCTTGGTTACTTCGCATGGCACGTTGGCGCAGACGATGACGGTCGGACTCTCTCGAAAGCAG CAGCAACGGGATCTTGA
- the LOC105766037 gene encoding class V chitinase isoform X2 codes for MAAKLLSLLLFCSHSLLQLNFSAGQNVVRAAYWSADSGFPVPDIDSTLFTHLFCAFADLDSQTNQVTVSSANQARFSTFTETVQLKNPSIKTLLAIGGGSSSASDFASMASQANTRKSFIDSSIKLARSNSFHGLDLDWENLSTLPQKTNLGLLLQEWRAAVDKESTTTGNSKLLLSAALPFRNSDYPIQAIQNSLDWINVMAYDFNAPGRSTVTGPPAALYNPGTQLSGDYGIRSWTQSGSGIPPNKLVLGLPFYGYAWRLVDANNHGFSAPASGPAVSPKGELGYGQIKNFFSANRGTKVYDAAVGSNYCYAGTTWIGYDDTESIRAKVSYVKQNGLLGYFAWHVGADDDGRTLSKAATGS; via the exons ATGGCTGCAAAGCTTCTTAGCCTCTTGCTTTTCTGTTCGCACTCTCTGCTTCAGCTTAACTTCTCCGCCGGTCAGAATGTTGTTAGAGCTGCCTATTGGTCTGCAGACAGTGGATTTCCAGTTCCCGACATAGATTCCACACTTTTCACTCATCTTTTTTGTGCATTTGCTGATCTTGATTCTCAAACCAACCAAGTCACCGTTTCCTCGGCAAACCAGGCCCGATTCTCCACCTTCACTGAGACTGTCCAACTGAAAAATCCTTCCATTAAAACACTCCTTGCAATCGGTGGGGGGAGTTCATCGGCGTCAGATTTCGCTTCCATGGCTAGCCAAGCTAATACCCGGAAATCATTCATTGATTCGTCCATAAAGCTAGCTAGATCTAATAGCTTTCATGGCCTTGACCTTGATTGGGAAAACTTATCAACGCTTCCTCAAAAGACCAACTTGGGTTTACTTCTCCAAGAATGGCGAGCAGCTGTGGATAAAGAATCCACCACTACTGGCAACTCAAAATTACTTCTTTCAGCAGCACTACCTTTCCGCAACTCGGATTATCCAATCCAGGCTATACAAAATAGCCTGGACTGGATCAATGTGATGGCTTATGATTTTAACGCCCCTGGAAGGTCGACTGTAACCGGACCTCCTGCAGCATTATATAATCCTGGAACTCAATTGAGTGGGGATTATGGGATCAGATCATGGACACAATCAGGGTCAGGGATTCCGCCCAATAAATTAGTTCTTGGGCTTCCCTTTTACGGCTATGCCTGGCGGCTTGTGGATGCAAATAATCATGGGTTTTCTGCACCGGCTAGTGGACCGGCTGTATCGCCGAAGGGAGAACTGGGTTACGGTCAGATCAAGAATTTTTTTTCCGCTAACAGAGGCACGAAAGTTTACGACGCGGCAGTTGGTTCGAATTATTGTTACGCTGGGACGACATGGATTGGTTATGATGATACGGAAAGCATTAGAGCTAAGGTTTCTTACGTTAAACAAAATGGGTTGCTTGGTTACTTCGCATGGCACGTTGGCGCAGACGATGACGGTCGGACTCTCTCGAAAGCAG CAACGGGATCTTGA
- the LOC105765866 gene encoding cysteine-rich receptor-like protein kinase 19 produces MVMVPKFIILLYIFLSLGLNPSRAQTWIQAGYWYSGTEFPIADINSSLFTHLICAFANINASSYQLSVSSSDDQYFSTFTNTVKQKNPSVTTLLSIGGGSANRSVIVSMVSNSSHRKSFIDSSIKTARLYGFQGLDFSWVSANTSSDMSNMAALFQEWRAAIDSETGQSKLILTAAVPYSQYSQSSTYPIDSLRTNLNWLHVNAFDFYMPTWENLTRAHAALYDPTSNFNADFGIESWITGGLPANKLVLGLPLYGYAWTLVNPRDNTIGAPASGPAISKTGEMTYKEIRNYIHSHGANSVYNATFVVNYCTVGTTWIGFDDVEVVKVKVSFAKERKLLGYFVWQVPNDDNWLLSQTAVDVDGENGTEKKGRSSLIIILVPVTGVLILIGALTYYIRRTKNKKKDTEYKAKNSKSKANLMTEAGDFNNNAPNLMVYRFSDIEEATNRFSFENKLGEGGYGPVYKGVLSDGREIAVKKLSKTSTQGFEEFKNEVMLTAKLQHVNLVRVLGFCIEREEHMLVYEFMPNKSLDYYLYDPIKRYMLDWEKRVEIIEGVTQGLLYLQEYSRLKIIHRDLKASNILLDEEMKPKISDFGMARIFSKDEVEANTHRIVGTYGYIPPEYVKKGLYSIKSDVYSFGVLLLQIISGRKTACLYGLHENLSLLEFAYGLWTQEKGMEFMDPTLDDTNSSCTLLKCMQIALLCVQENANDRPTMLEVSSMLRNETTPMANPKRPAFSERTNENDELKRSNLKPEICSIDDSPISEVVGR; encoded by the exons ATGGTTATGGTACCCAAGTTTATCATACTTCTctatatttttctctctttaggACTCAATCCATCACGAGCACAAACCTGGATTCAAGCTGGTTACTGGTATTCCGGCACTGAATTCCCCATTGCCGATATAAATTCATCTCTTTTCACTCACCTTATTTGCGCTTTCGCTAACATCAATGCCTCATCCTATCAACTCTCCGTTTCTTCTTCTGATGACCAATACTTCTCTACTTTCACAAACACGGTCAAACAAAAAAACCCATCAGTCACCACGCTTTTATCCATTGGAGGAGGAAGTGCAAACCGTTCAGTCATAGTTTCAATGGTAAGCAATTCGTCCCATAGGAAATCCTTCATTGATTCCTCAATAAAAACAGCTAGGCTTTACGGCTTCCAAGGCCTAGACTTTAGCTGGGTTTCAGCCAACACAAGCTCCGATATGAGCAATATGGCTGCTCTCTTCCAAGAATGGCGAGCTGCAATAGATTCAGAGACGGGTCAGTCTAAGTTGATATTAACGGCTGCAGTTCCATATTCTCAATATTCACAGTCGTCTACTTATCCAATAGACTCATTGAGGACGAACTTGAACTGGTTACACGTTAATGCCTTCGATTTTTACATGCCAACATGGGAAAACCTCACGAGAGCTCATGCAGCACTATATGACCCAACCAGTAATTTCAATGCAGATTTCGGTATAGAATCATGGATTACTGGAGGACTACCAGCGAATAAGTTGGTTTTGGGTTTGCCTTTGTATGGCTATGCGTGGACACTAGTCAACCCCAGGGATAACACGATTGGCGCACCAGCGTCAGGGCCGGCTATATCAAAAACTGGGGAGATGACATACAAGGAGATAAGGAATTATATTCATAGTCATGGCGCCAATTCAGTGTATAATGCTACTTTTGTAGTGAATTACTGCACCGTAGGAACCACCTGGATTGGTTTCGATGATGTTGAGGTTGTCAAAGTCAAAGTTTCCTTTGCCAAGGAAAGGAAGCTGCTGGGCTACTTTGTGTGGCAAGTTCCCAATGACGACAATTGGTTGCTTTCGCAAACTGCAG TTGATGTGGATGGTGAGAATGGTACAGAGAAAAAAGGGCGGTCGTCGTTGATTATTATATTGGTTCCAGTCACTGGGGTCTTGATTTTGATCGGGGCATTGACGTACTACATTCGAAGGACAAAGAATAAGAAGAAAG ATACCGAGTACAAAGCTAAAAATTCCAAGTCCAAAGCAAATCTTATGACAGAAGCTGGAGATTTTAACAACAATGCTCCTAATCTGATGGTTTATAGATTCTCTGATATTGAGGAGGCCACTAATAggttttcatttgaaaataagCTTGGGGAAGGTGGATATGGTCCTGTTTACAAG GGTGTTTTATCAGATGGAAGGGAAATAGCAGTAAAGAAACTTTCGAAAACATCTACACAAGGATTTGAGGAGTTTAAAAATGAGGTCATGCTAACAGCAAAACTGCAGCATGTAAACCTCGTTAGAGTTTTGGGATTCTGCATTGAGAGAGAAGAACATATGCTGGTCTATGAGTTTATGCCAAATAAGAGTTTGGATTACTACCTTTATG ATCCAATAAAACGGTACATGCTGGATTGGGAAAAACGTGTTGAAATTATTGAAGGAGTTACTCAAGGGCTTCTATATCTTCAAGAATACTCGAGATTGAAAATTATTCATAGAGATTTAAAAGCTAGCAACATTTTACTAGATGAAGAAATGAAGCCCAAGATATCAGATTTCGGAATGGCTAGAATTTTCTCTAAAGATGAAGTTGAAGCCAACACACACCGCATTGTCGGCACATA TGGTTATATTCCTCCTGAATATGTTAAAAAGGGTTTATATTCCATCAAATCAGATGTATATAGTTTCGGGGTCCTACTTCTTCAGATCATAAGTGGACGAAAGACCGCATGTTTATATGGATTACATGAAAATTTAAGTCTTCTTGAATTC GCATATGGATTATGGACACAAGAGAAAGGCATGGAATTCATGGATCCCACACTGGATGACACAAATTCATCATGCACGTTATTGAAATGCATGCAAATAGCTTTGTTATGTGTGCAGGAAAATGCCAATGACAGGCCTACCATGCTGGAAGTGTCGTCGATGCTTAGAAATGAAACCACACCGATGGCCAACCCGAAAAGACCTGCTTTCTCAGAAAGAACCAATGAAAATGATGAACTAAAGAGATCGAATTTGAAACCTGAAATATGTTCAATCGATGACTCGCCCATATCAGAAGTGGTTGGTCGATGA
- the LOC105765943 gene encoding cysteine-rich receptor-like protein kinase 19 — protein sequence MVMVPKFIILLYIFLSLGLNPSRAQTWIQAGYWYSGTDFPIADINSALFTHLICAFANINASSYQLSVSSSDDQYFSTFTNTVKQKNPSVTTLLSIGGGSANHSVIVSMVNNSSHRKSFIDSSIKTARLYGFQGLDFSWASANTSSDMSNMAALFQEWRAAIDSETGQSKLILTAAVPTSKYSESSTYPIDSLRTNLNWLHVSAFNIYMPTRDNFTRAHAALYDPTSNFSADFGIESWITGGLPANKLVLGLPFYGYAWTLVNPRDNTIGAPASGPAISKTGEMAYKDIRNYIQSYGANSVYNDTFVVNYCTVGTTWIGFDDVEVVKVKVSFAKERKLLGYFVWQVPNDANWLLSQTAVDVNGENGTEKKGRLSLIIILVPVTGVLILIGALTYYIRRTKNKKKDAEYKAKNSKSKANLMTEAGDFNSNAPNLMVYRFSDIEVATNRFSFENKLGEGGYGPVYKGVLSDGREIAVKKLSKTSTQGFEEFKNEVMLTAKLQHVNLVRVLGFCIEREEHMLVYEFMPNKSLDYYLYDPIKRYMLDWEKRAEIIEGVTQGLLYLQEYSRLKIIHRDLKASNILLDEEMKPKISDFGMARIFSKDEVEANTHRIVGTYGYVPPEYVKKGLYSIKSDVYSFGVLLLQIISGRKTACLYGLHENLSLLEFAYGLWIQEKGMEFMDPTLDDTNSSCTLLRCMQIALLCVQENANDRPTMLEVSSMLRNETTPMANPKRPAFSERTNENDELKRLNLKPEICSIDDAPISEVVGR from the exons ATGGTTATGGTACCCAAGTTTATCATACTTCTctatatttttctctctttaggACTCAATCCATCACGAGCACAAACCTGGATTCAAGCTGGTTACTGGTATTCCGGCACTGACTTCCCCATTGCCGATATAAATTCAGCTCTTTTCACTCACCTTATTTGCGCTTTTGCTAACATCAATGCCTCATCCTATCAGCTCTCCGTTTCTTCTTCCGATGACCAATACTTCTCTACTTTCACAAACACAGTCAAACAAAAAAACCCATCAGTCACCACGCTTTTATCCATTGGAGGAGGAAGTGCAAACCATTCAGTCATAGTTTCAATGGTAAACAATTCGTCCCATAGGAAATCCTTCATTGATTCCTCAATAAAAACAGCTAGGCTTTACGGCTTCCAAGGCCTAGACTTTAGCTGGGCTTCAGCCAACACAAGCTCCGATATGAGCAATATGGCTGCTCTCTTCCAAGAATGGCGTGCTGCAATAGATTCAGAAACGGGTCAGTCTAAGTTGATATTAACGGCTGCAGTTCCAACCTCTAAATATTCAGAGTCGTCTACTTATCCAATAGACTCATTGAGGACGAACTTGAACTGGTTACACGTTAGTGCCTTcaatatatacatgccaacacGGGACAACTTTACGAGAGCTCATGCAGCACTATATGACCCAACCAGTAATTTCAGTGCAGATTTCGGTATAGAATCATGGATTACTGGAGGACTACCAGCGAATAAGTTGGTTTTGGGTCTGCCTTTTTATGGCTACGCGTGGACACTAGTCAACCCCAGGGATAACACGATTGGCGCACCAGCATCAGGGCCGGCTATATCAAAAACTGGGGAGATGGCATACAAGGATATAAGGAATTATATTCAAAGTTATGGAGCCAATTCAGTGTATAATGATACTTTTGTAGTGAATTACTGCACCGTAGGAACCACCTGGATTGGTTTCGATGATGTTGAGGTTGTCAAAGTCAAAGTTTCCTTTGCCAAGGAAAGGAAGCTGCTGGGCTACTTTGTGTGGCAAGTTCCCAATGACGCCAACTGGTTGCTTTCGCAAACTGCAG TTGATGTCAATGGTGAGAATGGTACAGAGAAAAAAGGGCGGTTGTCGTTGATTATTATATTGGTTCCAGTCACTGGGGTCTTGATTTTGATCGGGGCATTGACGTACTACATTCGAAGGACAAAGAATAAGAAGAAAG ATGCCGAGTACAAAGCTAAAAATTCCAAGTCCAAAGCAAATCTTATGACAGAAGCTGGAGATTTCAACAGCAATGCTCCTAATCTGATGGTTTATAGATTCTCTGATATTGAGGTGGCCACTAATAggttttcatttgaaaataagCTTGGGGAAGGTGGATATGGTCCTGTTTACAAG GGTGTCTTATCAGATGGACGGGAAATAGCAGTAAAGAAACTTTCGAAAACATCTACACAAGGATTTGAAGAGTTTAAGAATGAGGTCATGCTAACAGCAAAACTGCAGCATGTAAACCTTGTTAGAGTTTTGGGATTCTGCATTGAGAGAGAAGAACATATGCTGGTCTATGAGTTTATGCCAAATAAGAGTTTGGATTACTACCTTTATG ATCCAATAAAACGGTACATGTTGGATTGGGAAAAACGTGCTGAAATTATTGAAGGAGTTACTCAAGGGCTTCTATATCTTCAAGAATACTCGAGATTGAAAATTATTCATAGAGATTTAAAAGCTAGCAACATTTTACTAGATGAAGAAATGAAGCCCAAGATATCAGATTTCGGAATGGCTAGAATTTTCTCTAAAGATGAAGTTGAAGCCAACACACACCGCATTGTCGGCACATA TGGTTATGTTCCTCCTGAATATGTTAAAAAGGGTTTATACTCCATCAAATCAGATGTATATAGTTTCGGGGTCCTACTTCTTCAGATCATAAGTGGACGAAAGACCGCATGTTTATATGGATTACATGAAAATTTGAGTCTTCTTGAATTC GCATATGGACTATGGATACAAGAGAAAGGCATGGAATTCATGGATCCCACACTGGATGACACAAATTCATCATGCACGTTATTGAGATGCATGCAAATAGCTTTGTTATGTGTGCAGGAAAATGCCAATGACAGGCCTACCATGCTGGAAGTGTCGTCGATGCTTAGAAATGAAACCACACCGATGGCCAACCCGAAAAGACCTGCTTTCTCAGAAAGAACCAATGAAAATGATGAACTAAAGAGATTGAATTTGAAACCTGAAATATGTTCAATCGATGATGCGCCCATATCAGAAGTGGTTGGTCGATGA